agatgaacTTTACAATCCAAAATTATTCATACAAGTTGTAAAAGATTACATACCATACTCTGCCTTTTCAACTTGTAAAAATAAAGTTCAATATATAGCACAAAAGATTCAGCTAAGCACAGCACTAGaatagtaagaaacaaaatgtagtCTACTTTGAATCATCTACAATTGTAAAGGTACCATCTTTTTAAACCGCTGAATAATAGACTTATTATCAATGGAATTGAATATATCATTCTTAAGATATACAACTAAACAATCATTCATCCACTAGTCTCACATACGATTACGGATTCGATTCTTCACTATTCATGACAGAGAAAGCTATTTCAACCGAGGCCATTACAACAGGAAGTACTAGTGCCAAAGTAATAAGCAAATAAACATAATGATATGTCTTATGCTTCCTTGTCTCAATTAGTTTCTTTGCAAGATCAGCAATCCCTTACAATTCCTGAAAGTTTTCATTAGATCGCATATCCTCAATGTAAGTCTCCAACTGATTTTCTAATAATAACGACTCTGAGGAAGAAAAATCATTAGGATAAAGCTGAGCAAGACGCATCAAACTTTGCTTGTCATATGCTGCATATGAATCATTAGGACTTAGACATgccaaacaaagaaaaagtttaGTACTTGTCTCACTAAAACGATTGTCTAACTATTGGAGTTGGAAATCAATCACTGCACAAAAGAAGTCAAACTGGTAGTAAtgcatatttgtcatttcagGAGCTGTACGCCTTGATTTTCCCGGATATACATATTGATCATCCATATTTGGAATTCTGACATTCACTTTTCCACATAAGATAACAACTTCTTCTAACAAAGAAGACCATCCACTCTCCCTCTTAGTTTGCAATCGTCCCTTGCATACTTTCACTAGTTCCATAGCATTCACTATGTCCTTATCATCTCTTTGTAGAGCTTGAGACAACTCATGAGTTATGCCAAGTATAATTCTCATCAAATGCAAACTGAATATATAATCAAATGATTGCAGCAATTTCAAAGAAATATATGCTTCATGCTTTTGATCAGATTTATGTTTATCATACGCTATTTCATCCAACACATCAACTATGAAAGAAAACATGACAGTAAAGTTTATAAGAGTACCATAATGTGAGCTCCAACGCGTGTCACTTGCACACTTGATTTCAGTACCCTGATTAAGTCCTTGTCCACTTGTAAGTTCTCCAATTTGAAGTGCCTCAACAACTTTGAGAGCTTGTTTTTATCGAAGAATATCCTGGCGTTTAGAAGATTCCCCAACAATATTTACAATACTAGCAACTGATGTGAAGAAAGCTCCTACAATGTCATGTTTCTTAGCCACACCAACAAGAGCTAATTAAAGCTGATGCGCGAAACAATGAACATAAAAAGCACTCGGGTTCTCATTCAAAATAAGTGTCTTCAAACCGTTGAGTTCCACTCATATTACTTGCTCCATCATAACCTTGATCACGCAACCTAGAGATGCTCAGTCCATGTTTAGAAAGTACTGCATTTATAGCTCTCTTTAGTGACATAGCAGTGGTACTAGGAACATGTTCAATGCCTGTGAAATATTCAATGACACACTCATTTTTATCTACATAAtgaaaagtaacatccatctGCTCCTTTACGGCTACATCTCTAGATTCATGaacaagaaaagagaaaaaggcaTCACCTATATTCTTGATAATAGAGTTTGTAGTTTCCACAAAAACAGCATTTACTATGTCATTTTGAATCCTAGGTGATGTAAATTTAAGATTCCTGAGAGCATTCTTTAATGCAACAATTCTCACTTCCTCATTGTGATCAGTAAGAAATTGTAAAAGCTGAAGAAAGTTACTTTGATTGTTTGAGTTCTCCGACTCGTCATGACCACGAAAGGTAAGCCCTTGTCTTAGGAGAAACCAAATGCAATCAATTGATGCTCCTAATCATACTCGATAATCTACTCGAGATTGATGTAAAAATGGACTGATAATGTTCCGAATATGCTGCTTTTCATTCATCAGAGCTTCACATTTTTGCAATGCTTGATTGTGGACACTGTTGTGTTTCCCTACATGAGCATACaatctctcttttttcttaatattttgaaaaccAACTCCAGTAAAAAGCATCACCTCCACCTTGTTCACCAATACTTGGTTTGAATAAATAGCAACACAAATAAAATGCTGCATTTTTAGAGACACTGTATTCTAACCAATTTGAGAATTCATCAAACCAAGCACAAACAAACATCCGTTTGTTTTCTCCTTTATGCGTTTGGATAAATAAATGATCTTTAGGTTGACATGGGTCTCTTAGCATATATTCCCTTCATATTTTATCCCTGAGATCAGGATGATACTCTGACATTTTAATCTTTAATCCAGGATCAAAAGGAAGATCACCCAAGTTAATTTCAATACAGCTCTGTTTTGATCTTTCAGTTTGTATAATTGGGGAAGACAAATCTGATGATTTTCCTTTTAAGAATCTCTCCATCTTCTATAATTTTAGTAAAGATTAAAGTGAATCATTAATCTACTCACAAATCACAATTCACCAATTCACCAATACGGGAAGAAAACATAGGAGAGGAAGAAAGAACAAACTTGCATATCAAAAGGGTTGAATAACTTGATTTGATCGGAGAATGAACTCTACCAGCGATTTGAATTCGACTTTAGTTGCTTCTCTTTCATCTTTGTATTAGAGCAAGGTTGCTTCTTTTTATCGAGAAACAGAACTTTTGGTGACTTGGGACTTGAAGTCCtagaagaaagaaacaatATGAAAAGGAAGGTTCTGGTGATCTTTTGGTTGACATTTTATTACAGATAAATTATAGCCTTCCTCAACTATATTAAAGAGAGTTGGTATCGTAGGTTGACCCATAAACCCTTAATAGCCCTATACAATCATACAACCATATATAttacaacaaaaacaaaaacaagagcTATggcgaggaggaggaggacgaAGGCGTTGGAGCTGAAGAGAAGAGATGAGGTGGAGTGGCGGAGGCGGCAGCAGGGAGTGTTGGGTTGCTGATGTCGAAGCCATAACGGTGAAAAcgtctcttcttcttcttccataaTGAAAAGTTAAGAACTAAGAAAGGAATAATGGTGTTGGCGTTTTGCTTTAGGACATGGCTTTTTTATAGTAGAGCTAAGACATGGCTTTGTTCTTTCGGTTTGGATGAAGTTACAGTAGTCACATTTATTGTCACACAAGTAGTCACATTTATAGTCATACTATCTGTCAAAGAATAATGTTGGTGTGACTGGtattgtgacatgtagtgtagCTAATTAGTTTTTGTAACAACTACAAGTGTGACTGCAAATGTGACACATAATGTGACTGGTGGTGTTAGTACAAGTGTGacttttgtttgttatttCCAGTTAGAATAGAAGCAGTCACAGTGTCAGTCACAATAGTAGTCATAATTAATCAACGGTTACAAAAGTTGTGTGACTACCAGTGTGATTATTGGTGTGATATCTAGCGTGATACCGTTTATTCCTACTAGTGTAACTACTAGTATGACAACGTCAGAATCGATATGTGGATCATACAGTTGATTTGAGAAATACAAGTCACATGATAGCAAACACAAGTTCGTTATTTCGAtcattcttctctttttcttattcttcttcatcttattcttcttcaaaCATAGTCACACTACCAAATGCACGAGTAGTCACACTACCAAATACAATGACAGTCGTAATGTCGATATTGTAGCTACCAGTGTGACTGCGAGTATGACATGCTGAGAGAAAATTGTAAATCTGTCAAATTCTGTaaaaattcaaaggagatCGGTATAAATGTGTTCTGAATCAAGATAATAGCTAGATTTGTGGAGCCTTGGGCTACGGTTTCACCGAAAAGCTTGGAGCACCGCCATGGAAGGCGGCAACCCTTTTTGAGGGTTTTTTTGCCTTATATGGTGATCGATTTGGAGTTGATATGATATCAAATGGAAGAGGAAATAGAGATCTTTCCAACAATACCAACCACGCTCAAATCCATCGCCGGATGGCAAAA
This genomic interval from Argentina anserina chromosome 1, drPotAnse1.1, whole genome shotgun sequence contains the following:
- the LOC126802388 gene encoding uncharacterized protein LOC126802388 translates to MEEEEETFSPLWLRHQQPNTPCCRLRHSTSSLLFSSNAFVLLLLAIALVFVFVNTVSLKMQHFICVAIYSNQVLVNKVEVMLFTGVGFQNIKKKERLQGLTFRGHDESENSNNQSNFLQLLQFLTDHNEEVRIVALKNALRNLKFTSPRIQNDIVNAVFVETTNSIIKNIGDAFFSFLVHESRDVAVKEQMDVTFHYVDKNECVIEYFTGIEHVPSTTAMSLKRAINAVLSKHGLSISRLRDQGYDGASNMSGTQRIFFDKNKLSKLLRHFKLENLQVDKDLIRVLKSIDVLDEIAYDKHKSDQKHEAYISLKLLQSFDYIFSLHLMRIILGITHELSQALQRDDKDIVNAMELVKVCKGRLQTKRESGWSSLLEEVVILCGKVNVRIPNMDDQYVYPGKSRRTAPEMTNMHYYQFDFFSYDKQSLMRLAQLYPNDFSSSESLLLENQLETYIEDMRSNENFQELLLASFVKEKGKWEDFRENPPQRETRDKRQETRDRRETQNTNKISVPPQSSL